GCCTGTTCGGCTTCCTGTTCTGACCCTCCGTCTCCGTTCTGTCGCGGTTCAGTATCGCTCGCCCGCTTCGATCGTCGTCTCCAGCCAGTTCTCCTCGGGCGGCAGTGGACACGAGAAGGTGTCCGAGAAGGCACAGAACGGCGAGTACGCGAGGTTGAAGTCCAGGGTCACGGTGTCCACGTCTTCGAGGTCGCCGTCGACGTGGAGCTCCATGTACCGGCCCTTCTCGTAGGTCTGCTGGCCGGTCGTCTTGTCGCGGAAGGGGACGAACAGCGGTTCGGGCTGGCCCTCGTCGGGGCGCTGTTTGTAGCCGTGGAGTTCGTACGCGTCGCCGTCCAGCTCGAACGAGAGCGTCGCGACCCGGACGTAGCGGACCTCGGGGCCGTTCGTCGTCTCCATCGGGACCGGCTCGGGCTGTGCGTGGTGTGTCAGGTCGGCCTCGACCCGAAACGCCGGGTCGGGGTCGAAGTAGGCCACGCCGTCGAAGTCGTCGCGTTCCTCCGGGGGAATCGGTGACTGCGGATGCTCGCCGAAGAACTCGTCTTTCTCCTCGCGCTTCTGTTCGAGTTCGGCCCGCCAGGTGTCGGCGTCGAAGTCGCTCATACCCGTCGTTTCGGGTCGAATCGGGTAGGCGTTGTGCTCTGTGCGTGGTGACTGGTGGGCTCGTGGAGCGGGTGCTGGTGACGACGAGCATGTGACTCGCGCCGATGGAAATGGGGGACCCCCGCACAGCACCGTTCCGTACCACGCCCTCCCCAGCCGATTGCGCGCTTCCTTCCGCTCCACTCCGTTTCGCTCCAGTCCAGTGCTCGTCCCTCGCGCGATGCCGACTCGCGGCTTCGCTAGCGCGAGGCACGCTCGTCAGCGCGCGCCAGGGTGGGACGTTGGTTTTCCACGTCACCCGGTGATGCTACCGCCCCCGCAGACCCCTCCGGTTCCACTGGAGATGCACCGTCGTCTCCGGACTTCCCTCACATCCGTCCCGGAGTTTATCACCGATAGGGCGGCCACCTCCGACAGGCCTATGGA
This window of the Haloarchaeobius amylolyticus genome carries:
- a CDS encoding DUF1684 domain-containing protein; its protein translation is MSDFDADTWRAELEQKREEKDEFFGEHPQSPIPPEERDDFDGVAYFDPDPAFRVEADLTHHAQPEPVPMETTNGPEVRYVRVATLSFELDGDAYELHGYKQRPDEGQPEPLFVPFRDKTTGQQTYEKGRYMELHVDGDLEDVDTVTLDFNLAYSPFCAFSDTFSCPLPPEENWLETTIEAGERY